In the Mytilus trossulus isolate FHL-02 chromosome 1, PNRI_Mtr1.1.1.hap1, whole genome shotgun sequence genome, one interval contains:
- the LOC134712561 gene encoding ribonuclease 3-like, with product MPQRQTNIQRQTEKTNQQTKTNPKDKPTDKDKPKRQTNRQKQTKTSHKDKPTDKDKIQRLTKKTNQQTKTSHKDKPTNKDNPQRQTNRQRQTNRQRQTNRQRQTNRQRQATKTNQKDKPTYKDKPQRQAIKTNQQTKTSHKDKPKDKDKPQRQTNTTKTNQQINTSHKDKPKRQTNRQRQTKTSHKDKPTNNDNPQRQTNRQRQTNRQRQTNIQRQTNRQRQSNIQRQINRQRQTNRQRQTNRQRQTNRQRQTNRQRQINIQRQTNRQRQTNRQRQTNIQRQTNRQRQTNRQRQAIKTKTNQQTKTSHKDKPTDNTIYYCNIKIIFANVQIIVINIITNLLFAKTDVGESKGLFKLLSRRTIGKLKSSPSYQMLVQLTFNCQFLVASQDMKQRT from the exons ATGCCACAAAGACAAACCAACATACAAAGACAAACCGAAAAGACAAACCAACAGACAAAGACAAACCCAAAAGACAAACCAACAGACAAAGACAAACCCAAAAGACAAACcaacagacaaaaacaaacaaagacaaGCCACAAAGACAAACCAACAGACAAAGACAAGATACAAAGACTAACCAAAAAGACAAACCAACAGACAAAGACAAGCCACAAAGACAAACCAACAAACAAAGATAATCCACAAAGACAAACCAATAGACAAAGACAAACCAATAGACAAAGACAAACCAATAGACAAAGACAAACCAACAGACAAAGACAAGCCACAAAGACAAACCAAAAAGACAAACCAACATACAAAGACAAGCCACAAAGACAAGCCATAAAGACAAACCAACAGACAAAGACAAGCCATAAAGACAAACCAAAAGACAAAGACAAGCCACAAAGACAAACCAACA CCACAAAGACAAACCAACAGATAAATACAAGCCACAAAGACAAACCAAAAAGACAAACCAATAGACAAAGACAA ACAAAGACAAGCCACAAAGACAAACCAACAAACAATGATAATCCACAAAGACAAACCAACAGACAAAGACAAACCAACAGACAAAGACAAACCAACATACAAAGACAAACCAATAGACAAAGACAAAGCAACATACAAAGACAAATCAACAGACAAAGACAAACCAATAGACAAAGACAAACCAACAGACAAAGACAAACCAACAGACAAAGACAAACCAACAGACAAAGACAAATCAACATACAAAGACAAACCAACAGACAAAGACAAACCAACAGACAAAGACAAACCAACATACAAAGACAAACCAACAGACAAAGACAAACCAACAGACAAAGACAAGCCATAAAGACAAAGACAAACCAACAGACAAAGACAAGCCATAAAGACAAACCAACAGACAATACTATATACTATTgcaatattaaaatcatttttgcaAATGTCCAAATCATAGTGATCAATATTATAACCAATTTGTTATTCGCTAAAACAGATGTAGGAGAAAGTAAAGGACTATTCAAACTCTTAAGTCGAAgaacaattgggaagctgaaatcatctcctTCGTACCAAATGTTGGTTCAACTGACatttaattgtcaatttctagttgcaagtcaagatatgaagcagcGGACTTAA